GAAAATACTAGACACGGCAAAGCTAACATTTCATCAATAATCTTGCATACGAAGCAATTCGAAACACTATATATTTTGTGGGCAATATAGAGCGGATAGCAGTACTGACATTCAgatcaaatttcaaatcaatccAGCAGATCCCGAGTTATGTCCCCCAAAATCAAACACTTCTATCAAAAAATACAAACTCCCGACACATAAATTTCAATCAGAAAGCCATAAATTCAGAAGAAACAAAAACAACTGACAGATTATCGTCAAAATCAGTTCCAATTGCGAACATCGAGATCGAACTTTAAAAACTAACTACACATTTCGCAGACCTAATCGATCGTAACTGAGCGTTGTACAAATATACGCGAAAAAAGATCGTTACCACATGACGGCACACATGCCTTTCCCAGTTATGGTATGCCAGCGCTTTGGCTGATGCACAGTCACCCCTTTGTACGTGACGCCATGGCCGTGCCCTCCTCCCATTTCTCCCGAATGTTAGGGTTTACACTGATGATCAGATGATAATGGCGATTTGAGGCAAACTGAAAATGAGGATTTTATGACAAATTCTCAATCTATCCCTTAATTATTAGTTTTTCCCAATTTGATCCTTTAGTATTCTTTAGGCAAAATTGcatttttgatatgattttggtACGATTTTGGTACTTTAAGTTGTTAAATTTTAGTTTTGGTCACTTTTTCATCGTCGATTGTTGATGTGAAATTGTACATTAGACATACATCAACATTTCATCAGTATCACATTAACAATACATcgaaaaagaattaaaaaatatcaGTGAATTAAGATTAAAATTTGATAACAGAGaacatcaaaaaatatatatttacataaCCGAAAtcgtaatttttctttttcttctcaaaTATGCAAGGTCAAAATTTGCTGACCCTTGCTTTTCAAAAAACCTTTATGtggatattattattattttatacttTAAATTCTTTCTGGTTGAGAATTGAAACTATTAATAGTTTGAATTATTGTAATTTACTTGTcaacaataaagaataaattttttagagtatgtttcttgtgagacggtctcacgaatctttattttcgaGACGGGTTAAcactactgatattcacaataaaaaataatactcttagcataaaaagtaatacattttcatgaatgactcaaataagatatatttctcacaaaatacgacccgtgagatcgtctcacacaagtttttgtcaattttttttatcgtttgataaaatgattaatTTGTTAAGtatacataaaaatttaaataatcaatttgttcggttaagtttcgattGACTCGAGACTAATTGGATGTAGTAGGTCtattgtgaaacggtctcacgaatttttatctgtgagacgggtcaaccctaccgatattcaaataaaaagtaatattattatcataaaaaataataatttttcatggatgatccaaataagagatccgtctcataaaatacacccgtaagaccgtctcacacaagtttttgtcaattggATGAACCAATCTTAGAGAAATAATGTTTTGATTAGTTAAATTCGATTGTATCAACTAGTTCGgttattttgattgtattaaCCGAGTACTGAATTTTGaatcaatcaatcaatttttattttttattttatttgttgaaaaaatatatttaaaatgtgtgtattgaatatttgaatgttgaatatttgaatgttgaaaataagagttgtaaatattgaaaattagtgtgtgattatgtattttatttttggattatttgtaaagatttcatataaatagatctctcatttgtgaagaaaatcacaattgagtagagagaaaaatattataaagtgtgtagtttggtaaattttgagagtttgagatttttactttttaccataaatttttacttttcacaacacgttatcagcacgaagctctaaaaatcctccatacttttccaagctccaaacagaagaaaaaggtaacaaaagtaataatatttattttactgttatttatttattgtgtatatatttaatatataatataatgttattattagtaataataaaaataaatttttcgaaaacttgttataaat
This window of the Primulina tabacum isolate GXHZ01 chromosome 12, ASM2559414v2, whole genome shotgun sequence genome carries:
- the LOC142521216 gene encoding NADH dehydrogenase [ubiquinone] 1 beta subcomplex subunit 2, translating into MGGGHGHGVTYKGVTVHQPKRWHTITGKGMCAVMWFWILYRAKKDGPVVLGWRHPWEGHDDHH